The Leptodactylus fuscus isolate aLepFus1 chromosome 3, aLepFus1.hap2, whole genome shotgun sequence genome has a segment encoding these proteins:
- the SLC2A12 gene encoding solute carrier family 2, facilitated glucose transporter member 12 isoform X1, translating to MFPENTKEDLIQQQQSVAVGSHQPVPIQTGCGFFIILSSMIAAISGLLVGYELGIISGALLQLRTSLELTCQQQEIVVSSLLIGALFASLVGGFLIDYYGRRIAIMVTSCLLVFANLLLIAISSYESLIAGRIVIGISISLSAIATCVYIAEIAPQHKRGMLVSLNELMIVVGILLAYISNYVFATVANGWQYMFGLIIPLAALQAIGMYFLPPSPRFLIMKGKDEDAGKVLQKLRATSQTTEELTTIRSSIKAEYQYNFCDLFYSRDNMRARLLIGLALSFFVQITGQPNILFYASTVLKSVGYESNEAASLASTGIGVVKVISTIPATFFVDRIGSKTFLCIGSTVMAASLVTMGIITLNIDVNFNSICKINSQLNQSFEDSYDYKPETISKSNESLWKELHQLSSTRPSLLNVLRNDTKSGYLTTAMTSIVSKGPQEEDVPVFMKWLYLASLLSYVAAFSIGLGPMAWLVQSEIFPAGIKGRAFAITSSMNWGMNLLISLTFLTLTETLGLPLMIFSYAIMSVASLLFVVMFVPNTKGRSLEEISMELANRSHVCQLFCSRFRSRQKLVPMELSQNTT from the exons gatGTGGATTTTTTATTATTCTGTCATCGATGATAGCGGCAATAAGTGGACTACTTGTAGGCTATGAATTGGGAATTATTTCGGGAGCCCTTCTCCAGCTACGCACCTCATTAGAACTTACATGTCAGCAGCAGGAAATAGTAGTGAGTTCACTACTCATTGGAGCACTTTTTGCCTCACTTGTTGGAGGATTTCTTATAGATTACTATGGGAGGAGAATCGCAATCATGGTTACATCCTGTTTACTTGTGTTTGCCAATCTCCTATTAATCGCCATTTCATCCTATGAAAGCCTTATTGCAGGTCGAATTGTCATTGGTATTTCCATATCATTATCCGCCATTGCAACCTGTGTCTATATTGCAGAGATTGCTCCTCAACACAAGAGAGGAATGTTGGTATCTCTAAATGAACTAATGATTGTTGTTGGCATTCTACTGGCATACATTTCTAACTATGTATTTGCAACAGTTGCCAATGGTTGGCAGTATATGTTTGGACTCATCATTCCTTTAGCTGCTTTACAAGCCATTGGTATGTATTTTCTCCCACCGAGCCCTCGTTTTCTGATCATGAAGGGTAAAGATGAGGATGCAGGTAAAGTTCTCCAAAAACTCAGAGCAACTTCACAAACCACTGAGGAACTGACAACCATCAGATCTTCTATTAAAGCGGAATACCAATATAACTTTTGTGACTTATTCTATTCAAGGGACAACATGAGAGCTCGTTTATTAATAGGTTTAGCACTAAGTTTCTTTGTGCAAATTACTGGGCAAcccaatattttattttatgcctCAACAGTGTTAAAGTCAGTTGGCTATGAAAGCAATGAAGCTGCTAGCCTTGCTTCTACTGGAATTGGAGTTGTAAAAGTGATCAGTACAATCCCTGCAACATTTTTTGTTGATCGAATAGGAAGTAAGACTTTTCTTTGTATTGGGTCAACTGTCATGGCTGCATCGCTGGTTACAATGGGAATAATAACTCTCAACATTGATGTTAATTTTAATAGTATTTGTAAAATCAATTCACAACTAAACCAGTCGTTTGAGGACTCCTATGATTATAAACCAGAGACTATATCCAAAAGTAATGAGTCTCTCTGGAAGGAGCTCCACCAGTTATCATCAACTAGACCATCTTTACTTAATGTTTTAAGAAATGATACAAAATCAGGATATTTGACTACTGCAATGACTTCAATAGTCTCTAAAGGACCTCAAGAAGAAGATGTTCCAGTATTTATGAAATGGCTGTATTTGGCTAGCCTGCTCTCCTATGTAGCAGCATTCTCTATAGGTTTAGGACCAA TGGCTTGGCTAGTGCAGAGTGAAATCTTTCCTGCTGGGATAAAAGGCCGGGCCTTTGCAATAACAAGTAGCATGAACTGGGGCATGAATCTTCTCATCTCGTTGACATTTCTTACACTAACCG AGACTCTTGgccttccattgatgatttttagtTATGCTATTATGAGCGTGGCATCTTTGCTGTTTGTTGTAATGTTTGTTCCGAATACAAAGGGAAGGTCTTTGGAGGAAATTTCAATGGAATTAGCAAACAG